The sequence below is a genomic window from Candidatus Nanopelagicales bacterium.
GTCACGGTCAGCGTCGGCATCGCGGCAACCACCGATCCAGAGACTCGCGCTGAGGATCTGCTGCGCCGAGCGGATCTGGCGATGTACCGCGCCAAGGACAATGGTCGTAACCGCGTCGAGTTCTACGTCGAGGAACTCGAGCAGCGAGCGGTGGCGAAGGTCGAGTCGACCGAGATGCTGCGACATGCCCTTGCCGAAGGCCGAGTTACAGCGCAATATCAGCCGATCGTCGACCTGGCTACCGGCTTGATCGTGGGAGTGGAGGCGCTGGCGCGATTGATCGGCGAACAAGGCGAGTTGATTCGTCCGGCTGACTTCATCGCTGTCGCCGAAAGCACCGGAATGGTCGGGCCGCTCGGTGAGCACATTCTGGACATGGCGCTGGACCAGCAGGCGCAGTGGGCGGCCGCCGGCCACGACATTCACATGAACGTGAATGTGTCACCGCGCCAGCTTGCCCGGGCGTCGTTCGCACCCGCTGTCTTCGAACGGCTGATGACCCGGGGGATCGCTCCCAAGATGTTGTGCCTTGAGGTCACCGAGGGTGCGGTTGTGGATGCGAAGGGACCGACGCTGATCACGCTGCGCCGGCTGCGTTCGTATGGCGTTCAAGTGGGGATTGACGATTTCGGTACCGGCTACTCCAGCTTGACCACACTGAAGTACGTCGCTGCTGACGTGCTGAAGATCGATCGTACATTCGTTGAGGGAGTGGGCGAGGACCCGAGCGACTCCGCGATTGTCAACGCTGTCATCAACGTCGCACACGACTTGGGTCGGGTGGTTGTGGCAGAAGGGGTCGAGACAGCGCAGCAGGCTGCTGTGTTGACGTCGATGGGTTGCGACCAAGTTCAGGGGTTCCACTATGGTCGGCCGGTAGCCGCCGATCAGATCACCGAATTGCTGCGCCGGCAAGTGCGCACACAGGCAGAAGCCGAGTGAACCGGCGCAAGTAGCGCTCGGCCCACCCGGCTCATGCCCGTGTTTTCGGGCTAGGCGGGAACGCTGGCGACACCAGGGGCGAGGAAACGCTTGCCCGTGACGCGTTCGGAGACTCCCGTGCGATCCAGGTACGGCGTGATGCCGCCGAGGTGGAATGGCCATCCCGCGCCCATGATCATGCAGAGGTCGATGTCCTGCGGTTCGGCGACAACGCCCTCGTCGAGCATGAGGCGAATCTCCTGTGCAAGTGCTTCCAGCGCACGATCGCGGACCTCCGCTGCCGTCAGGGGTGAGTCACCCATGACGAACAGCTCGGCAACCTCGGGATCGATCTGTTGAGTACCTGTGTCCCACGACCAGATAGCCGTCTTCTTTGCCTCCACCAACCGGCCCAGATTCTCTGAGACGTAGAAGCGGTCCGGGAAGGCCTGCTTCATCGTTTCGGAGACGTGGTACGCCACGGCGGGTCCGACTAGACCCATCAGCACGAAGGGGGTCATCGGCAGGCCCAGTGGCTCAAGGG
It includes:
- a CDS encoding EAL domain-containing protein, whose amino-acid sequence is VTVSVGIAATTDPETRAEDLLRRADLAMYRAKDNGRNRVEFYVEELEQRAVAKVESTEMLRHALAEGRVTAQYQPIVDLATGLIVGVEALARLIGEQGELIRPADFIAVAESTGMVGPLGEHILDMALDQQAQWAAAGHDIHMNVNVSPRQLARASFAPAVFERLMTRGIAPKMLCLEVTEGAVVDAKGPTLITLRRLRSYGVQVGIDDFGTGYSSLTTLKYVAADVLKIDRTFVEGVGEDPSDSAIVNAVINVAHDLGRVVVAEGVETAQQAAVLTSMGCDQVQGFHYGRPVAADQITELLRRQVRTQAEAE